Below is a genomic region from Methanomassiliicoccus sp..
CGGCGTTCATATCTTGGAACATGAGGATGGTGTTCTCCGGGGAGTATCCGTAGTCCCTCCTCAGGATGTCCCTCATGCCCGAGACCGCTCCCCAATACCACTTCAGCAGCTGCTCCGCCTGCCCAGGCATGGACCTCTGGAACCCCTCGACGATAAGCGCGACCCGCTTCATGTCCCCGATATGGGCCTCAAGGTTAATCTAAAGGAGAGCTGCCCACGCCTCGGCACGGGGCGAGCGCCTTCTCCGATCCCACTCCTTTCCGTGGCGGTGCTTGATTCTACTGGACATGAGGAGCCTGAGGGGTGCTATCATCAAGGAGCTTTTCTGGGCTGCTTGGTCTTGGCCGCAGGTACGTCCCTGGTCCAACCGCAGGTAAGGCATTGAGGGCGATGCACGCACAGCAGACCATGGCATGCCGGGCACGTGTACCGTTCGGCCTGGTGGGCCAGGAAGTTGTCCACACCTTGCTCCCTTATCTCTTCCAGGTTCTCCATCATGCTCATCTCGTATTTGGTGCGGTAGCGGGCGTCCAGCTGCTTTAATCTCCTGCAGGGGACCTTGCTGCACTCGTAACAGAAATGGGAGCTGTTGGCACTGATGGTAGGGCAGTTGATGATGGTGCACAATCGACAGTGATCGGGCTTATTAGGATCGTCTCCCCAGCACCCTGGGCACTTGTTCTTGGTCCGCTGGTACCCCAAGCACAGGGCGCAGTTCATCCCGCAGGGGGCGATATGGGAACGCTCCAAGACCGGACGCTCGATCCCGACCATGGTAGCGTTATGCTCCTGGAGAGGTATAATCCTATTGAGGATGCCGGTTCTTCCCCCAAGGCCGAACCTATTAGAGTTGGCGAGACTAATAGGTGGAGGGGAGCGCATCGGTCTGTCCGAAGGAATGCTGGCAGCGCCATCTTCAGGAGATGGTAACATCACTGACCCGGACCCTCCCGGGAGGCAGAGAGTTGACGGTAAGATGCTCTTGGGCACTATGTGGTCCTTCGGCATCAACTCCCTCCAGCAGATCCTCGTACTGACCCGCCTGGTCATCCTCGCCCGTCTCCTGCTACCTTCGGACTTTGGCATATTGGACATCGCCCTGCTCACCCTCTACGCCCTGGACGTCTTCTCACAGACCGGCTTCCAGCAGGCCCTGGTGCAGAAGAAGACCGACATCACCGAGGACCTCAACGCAGCTTGGACGCTGCTGGTAGTACGGGGTTTTGTCCTGTTCATCGTCCTGTTCCTCTTCGCCCCTTACATCGCCGACTTCTTTGCCACGCCCGAGGCCGCCCCAGTGCTCCAGGTCGTAGGCATTACCCTCATTTTCCAGGGGTTCACCAACCTGGGCACCATATTATTCCTCAAGAACCTGGATTTCCGCAAACAATACCTTTTCAAGCTCAGTGGGGTGGCGACAGAGTTCATCGTGAGCATAACTGCCGTCCTCATCTTCCAAAACGTTTGGGCCCTGGTCTTCGGCATCATTGCCAAGGACCTGATCCTCATGATAATGAGCTACATCATACATCCTTACCGTCCACGGTTCAACTTTGATCTTAAGAAGGTCCGTGGCCTATCCAGCTATGGCATCTGGATAATGGCGTCCTCCATCCTGGTGTTCCTCCTTATACAGGGTGACGACATAATCGTGGGCAAGGTCCTGGGCATCACCGCGCTGGGGCTCTATCAGATGGCCTATGGGCTGTCCAACACACCATCCACCGAGATCAGCCAGATCATTTCGCAGGTGGCGTTTCCGGTCTACTCCAAGATCCAGGACGACCTGGCGCAGCTCAAGGCCCTCTTCCTTAGAACGCTGGAGCTGACCGCGCTGATCTCCTTTGTCCTGACCGGTCTCTTGGTATCCCTGGCGCCGGAGATCACCCTAGTGTTCCTGGGTAGCAATTGGGCCCCCATCATACCTCTCATCCAGATACTGGCGTGGTGGGGCCTGGTGCGGGGA
It encodes:
- a CDS encoding lipopolysaccharide biosynthesis protein, which gives rise to MARLIGGGERIGLSEGMLAAPSSGDGNITDPDPPGRQRVDGKMLLGTMWSFGINSLQQILVLTRLVILARLLLPSDFGILDIALLTLYALDVFSQTGFQQALVQKKTDITEDLNAAWTLLVVRGFVLFIVLFLFAPYIADFFATPEAAPVLQVVGITLIFQGFTNLGTILFLKNLDFRKQYLFKLSGVATEFIVSITAVLIFQNVWALVFGIIAKDLILMIMSYIIHPYRPRFNFDLKKVRGLSSYGIWIMASSILVFLLIQGDDIIVGKVLGITALGLYQMAYGLSNTPSTEISQIISQVAFPVYSKIQDDLAQLKALFLRTLELTALISFVLTGLLVSLAPEITLVFLGSNWAPIIPLIQILAWWGLVRGLEETSAALFLAVGKPRLHSMLQFIQVIILFTLIYPLMDNYGLVGVSLAVAFSCFPVLFLFINSVKKILTIGVWEAYAPLVYPLALIICSIGSTALVRTVLFPTPDLYSMFILLGTYALVTLIVINVLDRYTPYKAVSMVRGFISSRKKTF
- a CDS encoding DUF3795 domain-containing protein, which encodes MVGIERPVLERSHIAPCGMNCALCLGYQRTKNKCPGCWGDDPNKPDHCRLCTIINCPTISANSSHFCYECSKVPCRRLKQLDARYRTKYEMSMMENLEEIREQGVDNFLAHQAERYTCPACHGLLCVHRPQCLTCGWTRDVPAAKTKQPRKAP